Genomic DNA from Pongo pygmaeus isolate AG05252 chromosome 16, NHGRI_mPonPyg2-v2.0_pri, whole genome shotgun sequence:
TCTTCTTCAGACAAGTGaaggacatgaaaagatgtcTTCTAACACGGAAAAGAAGCTACGATTACAGGCTGCAGTAGTACAGACTCTTATTGATTATGCATCAGATATTGGTAAGATGTAGTTGCATTATTAACAGAATTTGTTTAAATGAGGAAAATCTCTGTTTCTTCCAAAGGAACTATGAAGGCAACTGTTAGAAAGTTGGTATATTACTGACCTCACCCCCACCCTACAGTACCAGCCCCTcctgcagagaaaaaaagaaaagaaattggtgtATTACTATCTAAACATTTTTGGGGAAGAGTGGAGGAAGGATAATAATTGTCTTACTTGTGAACATTTTCATTTAGGGCGTGTACCAGATTTTATCCTGGAAAAGATACCAGCCATGTTGGGTATTGATGGTCTCTGTGCTACTCCATCACTGGAAGGCTTTGAAGAAGGTGAATATGAAACTCCTGGTGAatgtaagagaaagagaagacaaagtGTAGGAGGTAAGTGGCAGTCCCATTTTATGGGGGTACAGTGATTTGCTTTAATCAAAAGTACATTTCACATAAAGAAGCATGAACTGTGGTATGTGCCTTTTTGATGCTTAAAGCACAGCTGGAAAGATAGGACGTATGCATGTAAAAAGTTAAAGCAATAGTACAATCTAATGTTAAGTGTTAAATCTTTAGCACAAACATAAAATGTGTTAAAAGGAGAAAAGTTCCCTGGGTTGTAATGATCAGGGCTTGTCAAAGAGGAGCCAAACTGAACCTTCTTGAGTAATGCATAGAATTTAGTGGGATTGGGTGGAGGATCAGAATACTTGTATCCTATTCTAGATGAGAAGGATGCTATGAAGAAAGGTTTGTGTAGGGAAGAAGTAACCTATGTCTAATGTAGATAGAGCAGTATGACTTGAGTGAAGTGTTCAGCATGAGGATAAAGGATGGTATTATGGTAAACTTAATGCCAGGCTAAAGAATTAGAATATTAACCTGGGTGTTGGTGAATCATTGAAGATTTATGATGTGAGGGATGAtatgatgaaaaaaaattagaaaattacctGATTTGAAGAATTGAGACTTGGAAGTAGGGAGAATGGTCAGCAATGTGTGTCAGTAATCCAGGCATGAGATTATTGTTTGAACTTGTTTTGAACTTGTTAGTGACATGGATTAGTTAGTTAGGAGTACGAACTAAATAATGAAGGAAGTATTATAAAGGAAGAATCAGAAAGACCAAAAGTTTTATGATGGTGGAGTTGGTAATAAAACTTGCAATCTCCTTGATCAAGAAATCAGAGGCCATTATTCTTCCAATTACTTTAGGAAATTTCTTATCTTTTGAATATCAGAACCAAATGTTACTAACTATCCCAATCCCTTTTTCatcttttggtttatttgttATTGCATACTTGTGTTTCTTCTTTACCTCCTTTGTAGATAAGATAATACTGATGACTTATGTATGATTTTCCTAGGGCTATTGTAGCAAAGTActacaaactaggtggcttaaaccaacagaaatttgtctcaccgttctggaggctagaagtctgaaatcaaggtgttggcagaatGCCTGAAACCTGCAGGGGAGAATCCTTTCTCGCCTCCTCCTGACTCCTGGCAGTGGCTGTCAGTCcttagcattccttggcttgcagctgcatcactccagtccctGCCTATGTCATCCCATGGTGTTGCTCTGTGTCAGAACTTCCCTCTTACAGGgcacattggattagggcccacccaaatgacctcattttaactcgAGTACATCTGTAAAGACACTGATTCCTAGTATGGTCACCTTCATAGGTACTAGGGGTTAGAACTTAAACATAGGTTTTTTGGAGAACACAATGCAACCCATAAAACTTCCTATCCCAAGTGGAGATACTTCTCAGATGCAGATCATCTGTATTGCCCTCTTTCCCAGTCCTGTAGTTTCAGTTATCACATCTAAATAGATAAGCACCACATCTGTACCACCGTTATCTTGAAAATGTCAGTTCCACTTTACTAATGGCTTGCTAGGCAGACCTCATCACATCTGCTTTTCATTGGTGCTTTAAGCTTAACGTTTTGAAATGACCATCTTCATCCTCTTTATCCTGGTTCTGTGTGAATTCCATTTTCTTCTAACAGCACCACTATTCCCTAGATACTCAGGCTTTAATCATGGGTTCTACCTTTTCCTGTACCATCTATAATCAGACAGTTTTCATGTCGTTTAAGATTCTATCTCTGTAGTGTTTATTGCATTGTTACTGTAAGAATcttcttggccgggcacgatggctcacgcctgtaattccagcactttgggaggccaaggcaggcggatcacgaggtccggagatcgagaccatcctggctaacatggtgaaaccccgtctctactaagaatataaaaaattagctgggtgtggtggcgggcgcctgtagtcccagctacttgggaggctgaggcaggagaatggtgtgaacctgggaggtggaggttgtagtgagctgagatcgggccactgcactccagcctgggcaacatagcgagactccgtctcaaaaataaaaattaaaaaaagaatcttctTGGTCTTTATGCCTCCTCCTTGAATCTGCCCTACATATTGCTATTaaggctcacttttttttttttttttgagacggagtctgtctttgtcacccaggctggagtacagtgatgctatcttggttcactgcaacctccacctcctgggttcaagcaattctcttgcctcagtctcccaagtagctgggattacaggtgcacgctaccatgcctggctaatttttgtatatttagtagaaatggggtttcaccatgttggccaggctggtctctaactcctgacatcaagtaatctgcttgccttggcctcccaaaatgctaggattacaggtgtgagccactgcacctggccaaggctTACCTTTTAAATTGTATAACTCTACTCAAGTGTCTCACACACATACGCTTCAGAAATTTTAATTGGTAATAGTGATATTTATAGCTTGGCATTAAAGGTCTTTCATAGGATTGCTCTAGCATACCTGTCTACTATTTCCTGTCTTTGAGCAACTTTAGTCAaactatgttatttattttccagACACTTTTATTCATTTGCTTACATTATTTATTGATATAATGTTTTTACTTCCATCTCTACCGATCTTTTAAATACCTTTATTTGTGCCTCCATTTCCATGGTTCTTGCCTCAGTTCAGACCTTCATCTTTTGCCTTAAcatgtaatgatttctttttccctACCCTTActgtacattatatgtatttgtattacatttctttctgtattgtgtcttttttattttagggaTATGGAAGTATAAGTggggaatggaataaaaatatatcctttagtatttttcctattttgaaataattcctcttaaataacttaaaatttataaGCCAATGTAAAGTTACATGTTGAAAGAAGACCGCAAATATTAATATGAATTATTGGTGAAAGACAAGTAAATGTTAAGTTGTAATTGCTTATGCCttgcatttcagattttgttAGTGGAgcactaaataaatttaaatctaaCAGAACACCTTCTATTACACCTCAACAAGAAAGAATTGGTAGGTATttattatatgcatttatttaaattaaaatttgtatagTATTCTATAAAATACAATTACAGTAATAATTACCTAACTTATATTAGTTAGTAATCAAATTTAGTTTAAtcaaatcaaatattatttttaatagacatactgtactatatatactatgttgtGACATTGCTAATTACATAGGCTATAATGAACCCAAAATTGTaggcaaaaatttttttagtCTCCTATGTCTTTAATCTTCTTAATCATGCTTTTCTGTTTGTAATTTAGATGCTATTGAGCGTGTGAAAATAGTTCAACCTCATTTTTATCTTAGGACTAGAAGTtcattattgtatatttcaattttttatccTAATTTGCTTGTGGCTGAAATTATTCAGCCAGTAAGAGTCAACATGATCTTCTGTTTTCTAGAGTGAAGAAATGAACTGGTTAATACTCACTTATGatgaaaagcaaaattaatatttagtttttgtttcaaCTCCTTGACTGTAATTTCTTCCTTACATTAATATTCTTTAATGTATATCATATGCATCTTTTAGTCTATTAAAGTAACTGCTGTCTCTTAAGAGTCTTGCCTCTGCGACTTCCTTATTTTCATTTAAGTAATTGCAGAGTGTTTTAGTTAAACAACATCTACTTAACTGATGatgtaaatatattcttattttttgtttagcTCTAAGTAATAGCTTTATAAGAAGAAATTATGTAAAGCTTTTGTATGTTGTCAACTCTGCAGTAGAAACAACAAGTtggttttcttttgatattttttcagCCCAGCTATCTGAATCACCAGTGATTGTTACACCAAATGCTAAGCGTAAATTGCCAGTAGATTCTTCTCATGGTTTCTCAAGTAAGAAAAGGAAGTCCATCAAGCACAATTTTAACTTTGAGCTGTTGCCAAGTAATCTCTTCAATAGCAGTTCTACACCGGTATCAGGTAGCAAAtagaatttatataaatggatTGTAAACATTAAAATGAGTGCCTATTCTGGGCACAGTGCAATTTCATATTAATAATACCACCCTTAGGAACTAGAACTTTATTCTGTTTTATCCAACTTATGAATTTTTATAAAACCCCCTGCCTTTTAAAATGGACACTGTTTcaatatagtgtgtgtgtgtgtgtgtgtgtgtgtgtgtgtgtgtgtgtgttttatgacCACATCTATTGAAAGTTATGATAACCCAGAGTAGTAGTTTGGGCTTCTGGTGATAGCATTGATGCTTAGGTTTTATGCTATTAGGCATCCTGAATCCTGCTATAGTTACTTCTGGGTCTATAGCTGTGGCTTTTTTGCTGTCATTTGTTGAATTGAGGTTGCCAGATGTTTGATCATGTCTGATTCCCAAGTAGGAGTGTTACTATTGCAGGTTATGGTTTGAAAATGAgggtatttttaaagttttagattTGAGTACCTTTTGTAAAAGCTTTAGAACTTTGTTGACGCTGTTCCTTGTGCCATGGCTTCCAGATCCCTTACCAGCCCAGCCATTTTCTTCCATATTAACTACAAGTTCTAATGTGGCCAACCAGAGCCTTCAGAGAATAATAGAGTATGATCATGCTAATCCAGAGATTAGCCTGGGTCTTAGATTCAATTGGCTCTTCTAGCAGATACAGAATTCAAGTTGGCTCATATTAACCTTATGATCaaccaaaaatgaaatgaaactcaGCCCAGGGTCCTCCGTCTCATTTATCTAACATTTAGTCAAAATGTGAGTGATCTCTGatcattttagatttttattttgttggtttCAGACAACGTTAAGTTTCATTTTTGATTCATTATCTGAGTTATATGAGTCCTTCCCCAAAGCCTCTCTTTTTCCTGTTGTCCAGAAGGGTTCTTATTTGTTTCATTGAGAAGTTGAACAGAATAGCAACTTGAGGTTTTCCAGAAAAAACCACTTCTTCACAGGTTCTCTAGGGCTCATTGAAATGTGATGATAGTAACTCTGAAGCTTATGTCTGTAGCTTTTGCAGTGTTCACAGGTTGGAGACTTAAACTTTTTTAAGTATCatagttcagttttttttttttttttgaatatttaaaagccTTTGCAGTTTTGGAGGACTTTTTCCAAATGGCAAATAGGAGTTgtagttctacctgcctttgctTATTAGCATTACATCTTCCCCAAGGAATGAACATAGTGATTCCTTCTTATCCTCCTCCAAGCTACCGAAACAGAGGTTAAACAGTcttgtgctatttttattttgagcttgCCTAATCAgtgaattttctttataaaaaaattaaaaagttcaaCAACAGTAATCCTATTATTTTTACACCACTTTTCTTTGACCCTACTTTCTCAGCCACAATTCAACAAATTCCATTTGCAAAATTGAAAATAGATTGATTTCTAAGTTTAGATTATAACAAAtatgatgcttttaaaaatatataaaggcaACATTAGTCTGTAGTCCATAGAGTATCTattcataattttctcttttttttttttttgagacagagttttgctcttgttgcccaggctagagtgcaatggcacgatctctgctcactgcagccaccatctctcaggttcaagcaattttcctgcctcagcctcccaagtagctgagattattggtggccaccaccacacctggctagttttcttttgtatttttagtagagacggggtttcaccacattggccaggctggtcttgaactcccgacatcAGCTAATCAacctgccttggtcttccaaagtgctgggattacaggtgtgagccaccatgcctggccataattttcttatatatgtGATAAATTTGCATTGTTCCATATATTCTGACTGTGCCTCCTGCGACCATTGacgcattttttatttttattttttgagacggagtctcactctgtctcctaggctagagtacagtggcatgatcttggctcactacaacatccacCTCtgatgttcaagcgattcttgtgcctcagcctcctgagtagttgggattacaggcatgcaccaccacacccagctaatttttgtatttttagtagagatgggatttcaccatgttggccaggctggtttgaactcctggcctcaagcaatcctcccacctcagcctcccaaaatactgggattacagacgtgagccacggtgcctggctggACACATTTTTAAAGTGACTAGACTGCAGCCCTAGAATAAAGCTACTTATGTCACTTTAGATGTATAATATTGGCTTCCAAAATTTTCTTTAGCTAAATGCACCCAAAAGTTTCTATGGTGGTTGTATTTTTTCCGTTTTCATAATTGAAAAAATGTGAATGTCTCTGGGAAACTTTGTGAATTCTTTATTAATAACTCAGATGAATTGAGAGGGTTCATGTTTGTTGAATGTGTCCTGGGTGTGATTCAAACATAAGTGTATATGGAGCCTTTGTTCATAACTATTTTACTTCTTTCATAATTGTTTACTATAGTTGATTTCATAATATAAATGGTGTTAAATAATTGAGCTTCTGTTGTACCAATAATTATTTGCATGGAATACAGCAGCAGCCAAGTGATTAGGCATGTGTTATAGAATAATTAGTTTTTGTTTACTTGCCAAAAATATTGAACAAATTACATTCCGGAGTCAGGTGGGTAGCAGTTGGCCAGCAGGTATATCTCAAATACTCAGATTCCAACTTGTTTGCCAAtagcttattttttataataccaTTAATTAGTATTATGTACTAGATActgactaaatattttatatagataaCAGTAATATTCATCATAGAAGTCTGTTTTCAGAGCCTAAAGCCATTTAGTAAGTGATGGAGCAAACTCAAGCCTGTCTCCaaatcttgttctttttccagTCTGCAATGGTGCCTACCCCTGCCTTGTATTATTAAAAGAGTTTAAAGAAAAGCTCTAATATAAAAGTAATGCTTAATCTGACCTTTAATTGGCAAGTCAAAAGTAAGAAATGAATGCTTTTTCTTAGCTGAGTTGGATTATTTGACACTTGAAGTTTCTAACCAGAAATTAAGTGATTTCGGTTGTTGCCTGGGATAGAAATTAAGGCTTTGAATCTAATTGCTGCTATtactattttatactttaaaaggaaaataggtATGCGTGGTATATTACATGTGGTTATTTTTGTAGTTCACATCGATACAAGCTCAGAAGGGTCATCTCAGAGTTCACTCTCTCCTGTACTCATTGGTGGAAACCATTTGATCACTGCAGGTGTGCTAAGGCGAAGTAAAAGAATTGCAGGCAAAAAAGTTTGCAGGTACTTTATCCAGGGCATTTTGTTTTCATCGGATAAATATTTGGTGTACacataattaataaaatgttttgtctTTCTGTCAAGTATCATATTTgagtcataattttttaaaatcccttctGTCTTCATAGTCTTATTAATCAATTGCCTTTTCAATACCCACCAGAGAAAAATTACTAATTTGAGTCCACTTTGCTTGCTTAAAATCCTATTTTATGTTGAtggtgtaattttaaaatttcctgttagaggctgggcacggtggcttatgcctgtaatcctagcactttgggaggctgaggtgggtggagcacttgagctcaggagttcaagaccagcctgggcaacgtggcaaaacctcatcactactaaaaagtacaaaaattagccaggcatggtgccacacgcctgtagtcccagctacctgggaggctgaggtgaaaggatcatctgagcccagggatgtcaaggctacagtgagctgtgattatgccattatactccagcctgagccacagagtgagaccttgtctcaaaaaataaaaaacatacaaaaaaattcctGTTAGGTTAAAAAGCTACCCTATTCTAACAATTCTGATTTATAACTGACTAAATAACTTTTAAGATTAGCAGATCATTTTTATATGCAAATGCAATGTGTTCATATATAGTATCTTAAAGTTGAactgtttttaaagaattattaatcCATCCAATTATTATCAATATGATTTGCTGTGgactttatttcaaatttcatatttCAAGTATTTCTCTGGTGTTTATACTATAAACTGACATTTTTAATTCCACTTCTTCTAGAGTGGAATCAGGAAAAGCAGGCTGCTTTTCTCCTAAAATCAGCCATAAAGAAAAGGTTCGAAGATCTCTTCGTTTGAAATTCAATCTAGGGAAAAATGGCAGAGATGTAGTAAGTTTCTTACCATTTTATTGATCTTTATATTAGCATAACGCTATAAACTTGATACTAAAAAACACTCATAGCCCTGCCTTCCCTCCAGTGACTGTCTCATTCTGTTCTTTTTATACAAAACTCTTATACTTGAGTTGATATCAAATTTCCTTGCATTGGAGTACCCAAAGCTTAGTCCTTGGACTTCTGTTTTTTCTCTCCACTCACTCAAGGTGATCATcaattttaaacattatatacAGGTTGAGTAGCACTTATCCagaatgcttgagaccagaattTCAGATTCCTCATTTTTGGGggagattttggaatatttacgtTATTTTTACCAGTTcaacatccctaatctgaaaatctggaatgctccagtgagcattttctttgagcatcatgtcaaATACTTAAAAGCTTTGGATTTTTGGAGCATCCAGAATTTTGGCTTTTCAGATTTGGAATGCCCAACCTGTATTTACTTAAAACTTCCAAGTTCATGTTCTCTAGTCCCAAATGCTCTTCTGAACGACTCGGCTGTTTCTTAACATCTGCTTTTTTGACTCTACTACTTGGATATCTAATCCAATAGGCATTTCAAATGTAACCTGTCCCAAGCAGATGCATTTCTTTGCTGCTGCTATCCCCTGCACCAAACAACACTTTTACCTGTGGTTTTCCCTATCTCAGTTATGGCAAATCGTTCTTCCAGTCACTTAAGCCAAAAACCATGGTCACATCCTTGATTCCTCACTTTCTCTGACACACCATGTCTAATCCATTAGAGAATCTTGGCTAACTTCTGCTTTTAGAGTATCTCCAAACTGACCAGTTCTCATTATTActacttttaccactttctctAAGTTCTGTCGTCTCTCGGCTGGATTACTCTAGTAAACTCCTATTAATAGTTCTTCCTTCTCCTACCCTTGCTGCAGTTCTATAGTTGAAATTGCTCTTTTAAAATCTGTTAGGTTATGTAGTTTTCTGCTCAGAACACTCCAGTGACTCCTCATTTCACTCTGAATAAAAGCCAGAGTTCTCATGTTGACCTGCAAGGCCTCACGTGATCTGTTCTCAGGCTGCATTTCTGAGCTCTCCTCCAGTCCCCCTtgctcactctgctccagtcTTAGAGACTGCACTGGCATTCTGCTCTTTCTGTAGTGTTCTTCCCCCTTAAGTCTTCATGGCTCtcgcctttgttttgttttactcacAAATTGTCTTCTCATCACCCTATTTTAAACTAAACCTCCATTCTTCACCACTCCATATCCTTTTTACCCTGTTTtacttttctccatagcacttttCACCTTGTGTATTGTATTTATGCAATATAATTTACTGTTTATCTTATTTAAGTCTAGATTTCCCCATCTAAATAGAATATAAATTACATAAGGATAAGATTTTGGTCTAGGTACCCCACTGCCCCAACTATTTGTGAACAGGCCCCAGCACagagtcagaacacacacagaaattattttaattaatatgtgagactgttttaaaaatagatcatAAAATATCAACTAATAGCAAAATCAAATGATTACAGTTTTCATTAGCAGGTAAGAATATTTGTCATTGTTAAGAATTGTTTCTCAATTGCATATCCCTTTTTAAATCAGCTAAAGATTTTGATAACTACACAAAATTATTCTGTCTTTATATTTGAATTAACTAGGCTTATTTCTtaactaaaactttttttttctgtacagaaTGGATGTTCTGGTGTCAATAGATATGAAAGTGTTGGTCGGCGACTTGCAAatcaacaaagtttaaaaaatcgAATTGAATCTGTAAAAACAGGTTTGCTTTTTAGCCCAGATGTTGATGAAAAGTTACCAAAGAAAGGTACATTTACATACTACTGTTAGAGTTTTGCCTAAAAATCCTGCTTTAGCTGCTTTTTTAATGGTAAAACATATTAATTAATTTACTGTTCTAGAGATTAAAAGTTCATGTTTGAATAGAAATATTAGAATTGGCAATGTATTTTTCTATCAACAATTGAGAAATGCTTATACatgtaaatatgaaaatgtttggcattcttatgttaaaaattatttcttttaacacAAATACTTTATTAGAATTAAATGCTTAGTGACTTATTTGCCATGTGCTTGgatattatttcaaaacaaggTTAAATACAAAGGATTAAGCACTGAACtgctttattttaggttcagaaaaGATCAGTAAGTCTGAGGAAAACTTACTAACTCCAGAGCGACTAGTTGGAACAAATTACCGGATGTCTTGGACAGGACCTAATAATTCAAGTTTTCAAGAAGTAGATGCAAATGAAGCTTCTTCAGTGGTGGAAAATCTTGAGGTAGAAAACTCTTTGGAGCCTGATATTATGGTAGAAAAGTCACCCGCTACTTCATGTGAACTCACCCCTTCCAATTTAAACAATAAGCATAATAGCAACATAAAAAGTAGCCCTCTTAGTGGGGATGAAAATAACGTGACCAAAGAGACTTTGGTGAAAGTTCAAAAAGCATTTTCTGAATCTGGAAGTAATCTTCACGCATTGATGAATCAGAGGCAGTCATCAGTAACTAATGTGAGGAAAGTAAAATTAACTGAACCATCTTATTTAGAAGATAGCCCAGAGGAAAATCTATTTGAAACTACTGATTTGACTGTAGTAGAATCAAAGGAGAAATATGAACACTACACTGGTAAAGgtgaaaaatgtttttcagagAGGGACTTTTCACCCCTTCAAACTCAAACGTTTAATAGAGAAGCAACTATAAAATGTTATTCAACTCAGATGAAGATGGAACATGAAAAAGACATTCATTCAAATATGCCAAAAGATTATTTAAGCAAGCAAGAATTCTCCAGTGatgaacaaataaagaaacagCAGTCCCCAAAGGAtaaactaaataataaattaaaggaGAATGAGAATATTATTGAAGGTAACTTACCAAAGTGTGCAGCACATAGCAAGGACGAGGCTAGATCCTCTTTCTCACAGCAGAGTACATGTGTTATAACAAACTTGTCAAAACCTAGGCCTATGAGAATTGCTAAACAGCAGTCATTGGAAACATGTGAGAAAACAGTTTCTGAAAGTTTACAAATGACAGAACATAGAAAGGTTTCTGATCACATACAGTGGTTTAACAAGCTTTCTTTAAATGAACCAAATAGAACAAAAGTCAAGTCACCTCTTAAGTTTCAGCGTACTCCTGTTCGTCAGTCCGTCAGAAGAATTAATTCTTTGTTGGAGTATAGCAGACAACCTGCAGGGCATAAGTTGGCGAGTCTTGGTGATACAGCTTCTCCTCTGGTCAAATCAGTGAGCTGTGACAGTGCTCTTTCCTCTTGTATAGAAAGTGCATCAAAAGATTCCTCTGTTTCATGTATCAAATCAGGTCCTAAAGAACAGAAGTCCATGTCATGTGAAGAGTCAAATATTGATGCAATTTCAAAGTCAAGCATGGAGTTACCTTCGAAATCTTTCTTAAAGATGAGGAAGCACCCAGATTCAGTGAATGCTTCTCTTAGGTCTACTACAGTTTGTAAACAGAAGATGTTATCTGATGGCCAAGTTAAGGTTCCCTTGGATGATCTGACTAATCATGATATAGCAAAACCAGTTGTAAATAACAATATGGGCATTTCTTCTGGGATAAATAACAGGGTCCTTAGGAGACCATCAGAAAGAGAAAGGGCCTGGTACAAAGGTTCT
This window encodes:
- the ARHGAP11A gene encoding rho GTPase-activating protein 11A isoform X2; the encoded protein is MWDQRLVRLALLQHLRAFYGIKVKGVRGQCDRRRHETAAAEIGGKIFGVPFNALPHSAVPEYGHIPSFLVDACTSLEEHIHTEGLFRKSGSVIRLKALKNKLDHGEGCLSSAPPCDIAGLLKQFFRELPEPILPADLHEALLKAQQLGTEEKNKATLLLSCLLADHTVHVLRYFFNFLRNVSLRSSENKMDSSNLAVIFAPNLLQTSEGHEKMSSNTEKKLRLQAAVVQTLIDYASDIGRVPDFILEKIPAMLGIDGLCATPSLEGFEEGEYETPGECKRKRRQSVGDFVSGALNKFKSNRTPSITPQQERIAQLSESPVIVTPNAKRKLPVDSSHGFSSKKRKSIKHNFNFELLPSNLFNSSSTPVSGVLRRSKRIAGKKVCRVESGKAGCFSPKISHKEKVRRSLRLKFNLGKNGRDVNGCSGVNRYESVGRRLANQQSLKNRIESVKTGLLFSPDVDEKLPKKGSEKISKSEENLLTPERLVGTNYRMSWTGPNNSSFQEVDANEASSVVENLEVENSLEPDIMVEKSPATSCELTPSNLNNKHNSNIKSSPLSGDENNVTKETLVKVQKAFSESGSNLHALMNQRQSSVTNVRKVKLTEPSYLEDSPEENLFETTDLTVVESKEKYEHYTGKGEKCFSERDFSPLQTQTFNREATIKCYSTQMKMEHEKDIHSNMPKDYLSKQEFSSDEQIKKQQSPKDKLNNKLKENENIIEGNLPKCAAHSKDEARSSFSQQSTCVITNLSKPRPMRIAKQQSLETCEKTVSESLQMTEHRKVSDHIQWFNKLSLNEPNRTKVKSPLKFQRTPVRQSVRRINSLLEYSRQPAGHKLASLGDTASPLVKSVSCDSALSSCIESASKDSSVSCIKSGPKEQKSMSCEESNIDAISKSSMELPSKSFLKMRKHPDSVNASLRSTTVCKQKMLSDGQVKVPLDDLTNHDIAKPVVNNNMGISSGINNRVLRRPSERERAWYKGSPKHPIGKTQLLPTSKPVDL
- the ARHGAP11A gene encoding rho GTPase-activating protein 11A isoform X4, whose translation is MWDQRLVRLALLQHLRAFYGIKVKGVRGQCDRRRHETAAAEIGGKIFGVPFNALPHSAVPEYGHIPSFLVDACTSLEEHIHTEGLFRKSGSVIRLKALKNKLDHGEGCLSSAPPCDIAGLLKQFFRELPEPILPADLHEALLKAQQLGTEEKNKATLLLSCLLADHTVHVLRYFFNFLRNVSLRSSENKMDSSNLAVIFAPNLLQTSEGHEKMSSNTEKKLRLQAAVVQTLIDYASDIGRVPDFILEKIPAMLGIDGLCATPSLEGFEEGEYETPGECKRKRRQSVGDFVSGALNKFKSNRTPSITPQQERIAQLSESPVIVTPNAKRKLPVDSSHGFSSVLRRSKRIAGKKVCRVESGKAGCFSPKISHKEKVRRSLRLKFNLGKNGRDVNGCSGVNRYESVGRRLANQQSLKNRIESVKTGLLFSPDVDEKLPKKGSEKISKSEENLLTPERLVGTNYRMSWTGPNNSSFQEVDANEASSVVENLEVENSLEPDIMVEKSPATSCELTPSNLNNKHNSNIKSSPLSGDENNVTKETLVKVQKAFSESGSNLHALMNQRQSSVTNVRKVKLTEPSYLEDSPEENLFETTDLTVVESKEKYEHYTGKGEKCFSERDFSPLQTQTFNREATIKCYSTQMKMEHEKDIHSNMPKDYLSKQEFSSDEQIKKQQSPKDKLNNKLKENENIIEGNLPKCAAHSKDEARSSFSQQSTCVITNLSKPRPMRIAKQQSLETCEKTVSESLQMTEHRKVSDHIQWFNKLSLNEPNRTKVKSPLKFQRTPVRQSVRRINSLLEYSRQPAGHKLASLGDTASPLVKSVSCDSALSSCIESASKDSSVSCIKSGPKEQKSMSCEESNIDAISKSSMELPSKSFLKMRKHPDSVNASLRSTTVCKQKMLSDGQVKVPLDDLTNHDIAKPVVNNNMGISSGINNRVLRRPSERERAWYKGSPKHPIGKTQLLPTSKPVDL
- the ARHGAP11A gene encoding rho GTPase-activating protein 11A isoform X1; the protein is MWDQRLVRLALLQHLRAFYGIKVKGVRGQCDRRRHETAAAEIGGKIFGVPFNALPHSAVPEYGHIPSFLVDACTSLEEHIHTEGLFRKSGSVIRLKALKNKLDHGEGCLSSAPPCDIAGLLKQFFRELPEPILPADLHEALLKAQQLGTEEKNKATLLLSCLLADHTVHVLRYFFNFLRNVSLRSSENKMDSSNLAVIFAPNLLQTSEGHEKMSSNTEKKLRLQAAVVQTLIDYASDIGRVPDFILEKIPAMLGIDGLCATPSLEGFEEGEYETPGECKRKRRQSVGDFVSGALNKFKSNRTPSITPQQERIAQLSESPVIVTPNAKRKLPVDSSHGFSSKKRKSIKHNFNFELLPSNLFNSSSTPVSVHIDTSSEGSSQSSLSPVLIGGNHLITAGVLRRSKRIAGKKVCRVESGKAGCFSPKISHKEKVRRSLRLKFNLGKNGRDVNGCSGVNRYESVGRRLANQQSLKNRIESVKTGLLFSPDVDEKLPKKGSEKISKSEENLLTPERLVGTNYRMSWTGPNNSSFQEVDANEASSVVENLEVENSLEPDIMVEKSPATSCELTPSNLNNKHNSNIKSSPLSGDENNVTKETLVKVQKAFSESGSNLHALMNQRQSSVTNVRKVKLTEPSYLEDSPEENLFETTDLTVVESKEKYEHYTGKGEKCFSERDFSPLQTQTFNREATIKCYSTQMKMEHEKDIHSNMPKDYLSKQEFSSDEQIKKQQSPKDKLNNKLKENENIIEGNLPKCAAHSKDEARSSFSQQSTCVITNLSKPRPMRIAKQQSLETCEKTVSESLQMTEHRKVSDHIQWFNKLSLNEPNRTKVKSPLKFQRTPVRQSVRRINSLLEYSRQPAGHKLASLGDTASPLVKSVSCDSALSSCIESASKDSSVSCIKSGPKEQKSMSCEESNIDAISKSSMELPSKSFLKMRKHPDSVNASLRSTTVCKQKMLSDGQVKVPLDDLTNHDIAKPVVNNNMGISSGINNRVLRRPSERERAWYKGSPKHPIGKTQLLPTSKPVDL